The following are encoded together in the Flavihumibacter fluvii genome:
- a CDS encoding GNAT family N-acetyltransferase produces the protein MIAPSKPENLPALRALFLATRKAAFHWMDRDSFRESDFDEETNGEYILVAHYGNNIAGFISIWMKDNFIHHLYVDPAFQQKGIGSELLKAALELLDAPVTLKCLVKNEKAILFYRKQGFFEMGTGPSAEGRYILFSSTK, from the coding sequence ATGATAGCACCAAGTAAACCGGAAAACCTGCCAGCTTTAAGGGCATTATTTTTAGCAACCCGGAAGGCGGCATTTCACTGGATGGACCGTGACAGTTTCCGCGAATCGGATTTCGACGAGGAAACCAATGGGGAGTATATCCTGGTGGCCCATTATGGAAATAATATTGCCGGATTTATTTCCATATGGATGAAGGATAATTTTATTCATCACTTGTATGTAGATCCGGCTTTTCAACAAAAAGGTATTGGCTCGGAATTGCTGAAAGCTGCTTTGGAGTTATTGGATGCACCTGTTACCCTAAAATGCCTGGTGAAAAATGAAAAGGCGATCCTGTTTTACCGGAAACAGGGATTTTTTGAAATGGGTACTGGACCTTCAGCCGAGGGCAGGTATATCCTGTTTTCCTCCACCAAATAA
- a CDS encoding sialidase family protein, with the protein MINLSLVIMLLLTFTNSPAQQKFVPVFESGKQGYNSYRIPAIIRLPNGDLLAFCEGRVKDAGDFGNIDIVMKSSRDKGKNWGPMQVVADAAEVQAGNPAPVVDLSDPAYPKGRIFLFYNTGNNHENEVRKGHGLREAWYITSIDNGLTWSVPVNITTQVHRPKQPAVNKDYDFPDDWRSYANTPGHAMQFQSGRYKGRIYIAANHSAGDPQQQSVDYKAHGYYTDDHGKSFQLGATINLPGSNESTAAELSGNRLLVNSRNQRGDIKSRIISISSDGGSSWDTTYFDPNLPDPVNEGSLLNIGSKAGKAVLAFTNAADTAHRNKLTLRISDDEGQSWKRSWLVYAGDAANDAVDYAAYSDLVQTGKKEIGILFEKDDYTSIVFTTISWK; encoded by the coding sequence ATGATAAACCTGTCCCTTGTCATCATGCTGCTGTTGACATTTACCAATTCACCAGCACAGCAAAAATTTGTCCCGGTATTCGAATCCGGTAAGCAAGGGTATAACAGTTACCGCATCCCGGCAATTATCCGGCTGCCCAATGGGGACCTGCTGGCTTTTTGCGAAGGCCGGGTGAAAGATGCCGGTGATTTTGGCAATATTGATATCGTCATGAAAAGCAGCCGGGATAAGGGGAAAAACTGGGGGCCCATGCAGGTGGTTGCTGATGCGGCGGAAGTGCAGGCTGGCAACCCGGCGCCGGTCGTAGACCTTTCTGATCCTGCCTATCCGAAGGGCCGGATTTTTTTATTCTACAACACAGGCAATAACCACGAAAATGAGGTAAGGAAAGGACATGGACTTCGGGAAGCATGGTACATCACTTCCATCGATAATGGATTGACCTGGTCTGTTCCGGTGAATATTACGACACAGGTGCACCGGCCCAAACAACCTGCTGTTAATAAGGATTATGATTTTCCGGATGACTGGCGCAGTTATGCCAATACGCCCGGACATGCCATGCAGTTCCAGTCCGGCCGATATAAAGGACGGATCTATATTGCCGCCAACCACTCTGCCGGCGATCCGCAACAACAGTCCGTGGATTACAAAGCCCATGGCTATTACACGGATGACCATGGGAAGTCTTTTCAATTGGGGGCAACGATCAACCTGCCGGGTAGTAATGAATCCACTGCCGCTGAACTTAGTGGAAACCGACTGTTGGTAAATTCGCGGAACCAGCGGGGTGATATAAAATCACGGATCATCTCTATTAGCAGTGATGGCGGTAGCAGCTGGGATACCACCTATTTTGACCCTAACCTGCCAGACCCGGTGAATGAAGGCAGCCTGCTCAATATTGGCAGTAAAGCCGGAAAGGCGGTCCTGGCTTTCACTAACGCGGCTGATACTGCACATAGAAACAAACTGACCCTGCGCATCAGTGATGACGAGGGTCAGTCATGGAAGAGATCCTGGTTGGTCTATGCCGGTGATGCAGCAAATGATGCAGTTGATTACGCCGCCTATTCCGACCTGGTACAAACAGGGAAAAAGGAAATAGGTATCCTGTTTGAAAAGGATGATTACACCTCAATTGTCTTTACAACGATAAGCTGGAAGTAG
- a CDS encoding DoxX family protein has translation MKKNKIAYWATTGIISLMMLFSGFSYLTNPDMSAAFVHLGFPAYFRIELGLLKVVGAVTLILPIVPKSLKNFAYAGFAITFISAFIAHLSSGDAVSMAIMPLVFLGILVASFITWHRNNVPTSSLSL, from the coding sequence ATGAAAAAGAATAAAATCGCCTATTGGGCAACAACCGGTATCATTTCATTGATGATGCTCTTCAGTGGATTCAGTTATTTAACTAATCCGGATATGAGTGCTGCATTTGTCCACCTGGGCTTTCCTGCTTATTTCAGGATTGAATTGGGCCTGTTAAAAGTAGTAGGTGCGGTGACGCTTATCTTACCCATTGTGCCAAAAAGCCTTAAAAACTTCGCCTACGCCGGATTCGCCATCACTTTCATCTCGGCCTTTATTGCACATTTGTCCAGTGGTGACGCGGTATCCATGGCCATCATGCCGCTGGTATTCCTGGGTATCCTTGTAGCTTCATTTATTACCTGGCACCGCAACAATGTGCCTACTTCCAGCTTATCGTTGTAA
- a CDS encoding SDR family oxidoreductase produces the protein MSKTILITGATGQLGKATIDFLLKKGATPASISALVRDPAKAEDLKAKGIQLKLGDYNDYASLLAAFEGTDKLLLISGNDLANRAEQQANAVNAAREAGVKHIIYTSFFRKNESAHSPIYIVAKSHMETEKAVKASGIPYTIMLNSLYADILPMFMGEKVLETGVFLPAGDGKASYTTRQDMAEAAANILSTEGHENKSYIVANDATYTLYDVARILGELTGKKISNINPAAEVYIDTLSKAGVPVEYVGMFAGFSEAIKQGEFDTSASDLEKLIGRKPTSLKEYFASVYTS, from the coding sequence ATGAGCAAGACAATATTAATTACCGGGGCAACCGGGCAACTGGGTAAAGCAACCATTGATTTCCTGCTGAAAAAGGGGGCAACGCCGGCTTCCATCTCCGCACTGGTAAGGGACCCGGCTAAAGCAGAGGACCTGAAAGCAAAAGGCATCCAACTCAAATTGGGCGACTATAATGATTACGCATCATTACTGGCTGCATTTGAGGGAACAGACAAACTGTTACTGATTTCGGGAAATGACCTTGCGAACAGGGCGGAACAACAGGCCAATGCAGTGAATGCCGCCAGGGAAGCGGGAGTGAAACATATTATCTACACCAGTTTCTTCCGTAAGAATGAATCAGCCCATTCACCCATTTATATTGTTGCCAAATCACATATGGAAACCGAAAAAGCGGTAAAGGCCAGCGGTATTCCATACACTATCATGCTGAATAGTTTGTATGCAGATATACTGCCGATGTTCATGGGCGAGAAGGTATTGGAGACAGGGGTATTCCTTCCCGCAGGTGATGGCAAAGCATCGTATACGACACGGCAAGATATGGCAGAAGCGGCAGCGAATATCCTTAGCACAGAAGGGCATGAAAATAAATCTTATATCGTAGCTAATGATGCGACGTATACACTATATGATGTTGCCCGGATCCTTGGAGAACTAACCGGCAAAAAAATCAGCAATATCAATCCGGCTGCGGAAGTATATATTGACACCCTTTCCAAAGCAGGCGTCCCTGTTGAATATGTCGGCATGTTTGCCGGATTCAGCGAAGCCATTAAGCAGGGGGAATTTGACACATCAGCATCGGACCTGGAAAAACTGATTGGCAGGAAACCGACATCCCTGAAAGAATATTTTGCATCTGTTTACACTTCCTAA
- a CDS encoding winged helix-turn-helix transcriptional regulator: protein MAQPKCIISNCPAEFALAVNDTLEFLSGKWKLPILGSLIEGKKRFREIERTLPGISPRMLSKELRDLEMNKMVTRTVYDTIPATVEYEITEYGLSLDKVLMAMYEWGTAHRKKIMGKTKKAAQHEPVTG from the coding sequence ATGGCACAACCTAAATGTATTATCAGTAATTGTCCTGCTGAATTTGCTCTGGCCGTTAATGATACCCTTGAATTCCTAAGCGGGAAATGGAAGTTGCCGATCCTGGGTTCCCTGATCGAAGGGAAGAAACGGTTCAGGGAAATTGAACGTACCCTGCCTGGCATTTCGCCACGGATGTTATCGAAAGAGTTGCGGGACCTGGAGATGAATAAAATGGTCACCCGCACCGTATATGATACCATTCCTGCTACAGTTGAGTATGAGATCACGGAGTATGGTTTGTCGCTGGACAAAGTATTGATGGCCATGTATGAATGGGGTACGGCCCACCGGAAGAAGATCATGGGCAAGACTAAAAAGGCTGCCCAGCATGAACCGGTGACAGGCTAA
- a CDS encoding ChbG/HpnK family deacetylase, producing MKSIAFSFLFCILLFNKQFATAQDNNSLPRSTPEAQGVSSESLIRFIDTLQNSPHEFHSIMILRHGKVIAEGWWKPFQPNLVHTMYSCSKSFTATAIGFLVAEKKLTVEDKVISFFPDKLPDNISDHLKALRIRDLLSMSVGQEEDPTWAIVQSPDWIKEFLKTPIKFQPGTAFLYNSAATYMLSAIVQKVSGEKLVDFLQPRLFAPLHIKEIDWETDPQGINTGGWGLRLKTEDMAKFGQLFLQKGIWQSKQIIPAAWIEEASTMKIMQDPSAPEEKKSKSDWLQGYCYQMWRGRHNSFRGDGAFGQYILVIPDEDVVVAITSETGDMQAELDMVWDHLLPIFQEPIPKANAKQQKRLKNKLANLSVKTGFQSSGEANQAATISGKTFGIVSLQRGLDSLRINFNKDQCRLTVFTDSVPHELNFGKNQWLPGTTTRKGPYLVSAAKNNRNELTTSKIAGAYTWKDDHTLDMKILYYESPHTETIRCIFYGDSMRLENIASFDPAHKASLKTVPVETKVNAPRLIMRGDDMGFSHSGNLALEQSYSKGIETSIELLAVSPWFPEAVKWLADHPNIEVGLHFAITSEWDNIKWRPLTDAPSLRNADGYFYPMLFPNKNYPKHAVLENAWKLDELEKELRAQIILAKKYVPRLNHISGHMGSVNFDPQVTAMAKRVAASYNLDLVDAGFPVTWLPVNLQNKTPEQKIDAFIASLSQLQDGKTYLFVEHPGLNDAELQAIHHIGYENVAEDRQGVTDLFTSEKLKEAIVRRGIQLVGYGKAISAE from the coding sequence ATGAAATCAATTGCCTTCTCTTTCCTTTTTTGCATCCTGCTGTTCAATAAGCAGTTTGCCACTGCCCAGGATAACAATTCCCTGCCGCGCAGTACGCCGGAAGCCCAGGGCGTTTCCTCAGAAAGCCTTATCCGGTTTATTGATACCCTGCAAAACAGCCCGCACGAATTTCACAGCATCATGATCCTGCGACATGGTAAAGTGATTGCTGAAGGATGGTGGAAGCCCTTCCAGCCAAATCTGGTACACACCATGTATTCCTGCAGTAAAAGTTTTACTGCGACTGCGATTGGATTTTTGGTCGCTGAAAAGAAACTTACCGTAGAAGATAAAGTCATTAGTTTTTTCCCCGATAAACTGCCGGACAATATTTCTGATCACCTGAAAGCGCTTCGCATCCGCGACCTCCTTAGCATGAGTGTGGGCCAGGAAGAAGACCCAACCTGGGCAATTGTCCAAAGCCCGGATTGGATAAAAGAGTTCCTGAAAACGCCCATTAAATTCCAGCCCGGAACAGCATTCCTTTACAATTCCGCAGCTACTTATATGCTCTCGGCCATCGTGCAGAAAGTATCGGGTGAAAAGCTGGTTGACTTTTTACAGCCCCGGTTATTTGCACCGCTTCATATAAAAGAAATTGATTGGGAAACTGACCCGCAAGGCATCAATACCGGCGGCTGGGGATTGCGGCTGAAGACGGAAGACATGGCCAAATTCGGCCAGCTCTTCCTGCAAAAAGGCATCTGGCAGAGCAAACAAATTATCCCGGCAGCGTGGATTGAGGAAGCCAGCACCATGAAAATCATGCAGGACCCGTCAGCACCAGAGGAGAAAAAAAGCAAAAGCGATTGGCTTCAAGGCTATTGTTACCAGATGTGGCGTGGCCGGCATAACAGTTTTCGCGGTGATGGCGCCTTCGGGCAATATATCCTGGTGATTCCAGATGAAGATGTTGTAGTGGCTATCACATCTGAGACTGGTGATATGCAGGCCGAGCTTGACATGGTGTGGGATCACCTGCTGCCCATATTTCAGGAACCAATACCAAAAGCGAATGCTAAACAGCAAAAACGCCTTAAAAACAAACTGGCGAACCTTTCGGTAAAAACCGGGTTTCAGTCATCGGGTGAAGCTAACCAGGCAGCAACCATTTCAGGAAAAACATTTGGCATTGTTTCCCTGCAGCGTGGACTGGATAGCCTTCGCATCAATTTTAATAAAGACCAGTGCCGGTTGACAGTATTCACGGATTCTGTACCACATGAATTGAACTTTGGCAAGAACCAGTGGCTACCGGGAACCACCACCCGAAAAGGCCCTTACCTTGTTTCTGCTGCAAAAAACAACCGCAATGAATTGACGACGTCAAAAATTGCCGGGGCGTATACCTGGAAAGATGACCATACGCTTGACATGAAAATCCTGTATTATGAGAGTCCGCACACAGAAACAATCCGTTGTATCTTCTATGGCGATAGTATGCGCCTGGAAAATATCGCAAGTTTTGATCCGGCGCATAAGGCCAGCCTGAAAACAGTGCCTGTGGAAACTAAAGTAAATGCACCCCGGCTGATCATGCGTGGTGATGACATGGGTTTTTCCCATTCAGGCAATCTGGCCCTGGAACAATCCTATAGCAAGGGCATTGAAACAAGTATAGAATTATTGGCAGTATCCCCCTGGTTCCCCGAAGCGGTGAAATGGCTGGCCGATCATCCTAACATTGAAGTGGGCCTGCATTTTGCGATCACCAGCGAATGGGATAATATCAAATGGCGGCCATTGACGGATGCACCCAGCCTGCGCAATGCCGATGGCTATTTTTATCCCATGCTGTTCCCGAATAAAAATTATCCAAAACACGCTGTGCTGGAAAATGCCTGGAAACTGGATGAACTGGAAAAAGAATTGCGCGCCCAGATCATCCTCGCCAAAAAATATGTACCGCGACTGAACCATATCTCCGGACACATGGGTAGTGTAAACTTTGATCCCCAGGTAACTGCTATGGCTAAACGCGTGGCTGCTTCTTATAACCTGGACCTTGTAGATGCCGGATTTCCGGTGACCTGGCTTCCGGTCAACCTGCAAAACAAAACCCCGGAACAGAAGATCGATGCCTTCATTGCATCGCTCAGCCAACTGCAGGATGGGAAAACCTATTTGTTTGTAGAGCATCCCGGACTCAATGACGCAGAGCTGCAGGCCATCCATCATATCGGGTATGAAAATGTTGCGGAAGACAGGCAGGGCGTTACCGATCTTTTCACCAGTGAAAAATTGAAAGAAGCGATTGTTCGCCGGGGCATACAATTGGTCGGCTATGGAAAGGCGATCAGTGCAGAATAA
- a CDS encoding efflux RND transporter periplasmic adaptor subunit yields the protein MKNYFSWTPVVLVTILFFAVSCSGDTALKATAPDSFKVINPTIVDTIFTQEYIAEIQSLQNVEIRTHVKGFIEKIHVDEGKPVQAGQILFTLGNREFRENLLKATANYKSLIAELKMAEVELKNTRTLADKNIVSNSELELAVARKEAVEAKLEEAQSAISIARINISFTEVKAPFNGVINRIPFKTGSLVSEGDLLTKISDNKEVFAYFNISEKEFIDLMKKDSVGTTEEVSLLMANNELFKYSGKIETVENEIDKGTGNIAFRARFKNPDQLLKHGASGKILVKEELKNALVIPQKSTFEIQDKVYVFTVDSANTIRSRNIIPRLRLPHLYVIDSGLDPRDRVIYEGIQQVKDGQKVNPQVIAFRDVKFD from the coding sequence ATGAAAAATTATTTTTCCTGGACCCCTGTCGTATTAGTGACCATTCTATTTTTTGCCGTTTCCTGTTCCGGTGATACAGCCTTGAAAGCAACTGCACCCGATTCTTTCAAAGTCATTAATCCCACCATTGTTGATACCATTTTTACTCAAGAATATATTGCCGAGATCCAGTCACTGCAGAATGTGGAGATCCGCACCCATGTTAAAGGATTTATTGAAAAAATCCACGTGGATGAGGGGAAGCCGGTCCAGGCCGGCCAGATCCTTTTTACCCTAGGCAACAGGGAATTCAGGGAAAACCTGTTAAAGGCCACCGCCAACTATAAAAGCCTCATCGCTGAACTTAAGATGGCCGAAGTCGAACTCAAGAACACCAGGACCCTGGCCGATAAAAACATCGTTTCCAATTCTGAACTGGAACTGGCCGTCGCCCGTAAGGAAGCCGTGGAAGCCAAACTCGAAGAAGCACAGTCCGCCATCTCCATTGCCCGGATCAACATTTCCTTCACGGAAGTAAAAGCGCCATTCAACGGGGTGATCAACCGTATTCCTTTTAAAACCGGAAGCCTGGTATCGGAAGGCGACCTGCTCACCAAGATCTCTGACAACAAAGAGGTCTTTGCCTATTTCAATATTTCCGAAAAGGAATTCATTGACCTCATGAAAAAGGATAGTGTCGGTACCACTGAAGAAGTGTCGCTGCTGATGGCCAACAATGAATTGTTCAAGTATTCCGGAAAGATAGAGACCGTCGAAAATGAGATCGACAAAGGCACCGGGAATATCGCTTTCAGGGCCCGGTTTAAAAACCCGGACCAGCTGCTGAAGCATGGTGCCAGCGGAAAAATCCTGGTTAAGGAAGAACTGAAAAACGCATTGGTCATCCCCCAGAAATCAACTTTTGAGATCCAGGACAAGGTCTATGTATTTACCGTGGATAGCGCCAATACCATCCGGAGCCGGAACATTATTCCCCGGCTCCGCCTGCCGCATTTGTATGTCATCGACTCCGGGCTTGACCCCCGGGACCGCGTGATCTATGAAGGCATCCAACAGGTTAAAGATGGCCAGAAAGTCAACCCGCAGGTGATCGCTTTCCGGGATGTAAAATTTGACTAA
- a CDS encoding efflux RND transporter permease subunit, whose protein sequence is MTSEFIHRPVLSIVISLIITLLGVLAFTQLPVTQFPDIAPPEVNVTTKYTGANAETCVKAVVTPLERAINGVPGMSYMSSVSGNDGTSVIQIVFKAGTDPDVAAVNVQNRVSSTLDELPEEVIKAGVIVEKVQNSMLLYVNMLSNDPSMDEKFLYNYTDINLMAELKRIEGVGFADIMGSREYSMRIWLNPKMMTSYGISTDDVVNSLKQQNVEAAPGKIGESSGRNPQSLQYVLKYTGKYNTKEQYEQVVVKTNADGEIIRLKNIAEVEFGSQEYDVISKENGKPSAAIMLKQRPGSNAREVIANIKNRMAELKQGFPPGLDYTISYDVSAFLDASIHEVVKTLVEAFLLVSLVVFIFLQDLRSTIIPAIAVPVSLVGTFFFMQLFGFSLNMITLFALVLAIGIVVDNAIVVIEAVHAKMEHSNMSAKKATEKAMKEISGAIIAITLVMSAVFLPVAFMPGSAGIFYRQFSLTIAVSIVLSGIVALTLTPALCALMLKRPDHSSPKKNWLAAFFTGFNNWYNNLSEGYKKLVGMIANRRLVTIVILLVFCGATGIFGSVLPTGFIPNEDQATIYASVTTPSGATLERTERVVDAIQQTAQQIDGVSSVSTLAGFNVLSDGTGASFGMNLISLKKWDERKLSDKEIIELLKEKTSFIRDAKIEFFTPPPVPGFGNASGFELRLLDRTGKGDLKKLEQVAVMFADSVNGRSEISNAFTTFDASFPQYMINIDNATAAQKGVIVADILSTLQTFLGSEYATNFIRFGQLYRVMVQALPEYRARPEDIMKLYVKNKDGEMVPVSAFLKIEKVYGPEVVTRYNMYPAAMINGEQAKGFSSGQAIDAIKDEAKKKLPLGYSYDWAGSSRDQALAGNEALFIFVICLLFVYLLLSAQYESFLLPLPVILSLPTGIFGAFLMLWAMGLENNIYAQVAMIMLIGLLGKNAILIVEFASLRHRQGLTPFQAAIEGAVSRLRPILMTSFAFIAGLIPLIFASGAGAIGNKTIGAAAAGGMLSGTLFGVIIIPGLYYIFASLEEKTHQKGFREEKPFTEII, encoded by the coding sequence ATGACTTCTGAATTTATTCACAGGCCTGTCCTGTCTATCGTCATATCCCTGATCATCACTTTGCTGGGCGTGCTGGCCTTTACGCAATTGCCGGTTACTCAGTTCCCAGATATCGCGCCGCCCGAGGTGAATGTGACCACAAAGTATACCGGCGCCAATGCCGAAACCTGCGTGAAGGCAGTAGTAACACCACTCGAAAGGGCCATCAACGGTGTGCCTGGCATGTCATATATGTCATCGGTTTCCGGGAACGATGGAACCAGTGTGATCCAGATCGTATTTAAGGCCGGCACCGATCCCGATGTTGCCGCGGTGAACGTCCAGAACCGGGTTTCTTCCACACTCGATGAATTGCCGGAAGAAGTGATCAAGGCCGGTGTTATCGTAGAGAAGGTACAGAACAGTATGCTGCTCTATGTGAACATGCTCAGCAACGATCCTTCCATGGATGAAAAATTCCTGTACAACTATACCGACATCAATCTCATGGCCGAGCTGAAAAGGATCGAGGGCGTTGGCTTTGCTGACATCATGGGATCCCGCGAATATTCAATGCGCATCTGGCTAAACCCAAAGATGATGACGAGCTATGGCATTTCCACCGATGATGTGGTGAATAGCCTGAAGCAACAGAACGTGGAAGCCGCACCGGGTAAGATCGGTGAAAGCTCGGGCAGGAATCCCCAATCCCTCCAGTACGTGTTGAAGTATACCGGTAAATACAATACTAAGGAACAGTATGAACAGGTAGTAGTAAAGACCAATGCCGATGGCGAGATCATCCGGCTGAAGAATATTGCCGAAGTGGAGTTTGGCTCGCAGGAATACGATGTTATTTCCAAGGAGAATGGTAAGCCCTCCGCAGCCATCATGCTGAAGCAAAGGCCCGGCAGTAACGCGCGTGAAGTGATCGCCAATATCAAGAACAGGATGGCCGAACTGAAGCAGGGCTTTCCACCCGGACTCGACTATACCATCAGCTATGATGTGTCTGCTTTCCTCGATGCCTCGATACATGAAGTGGTGAAAACCCTGGTCGAAGCCTTCCTGCTGGTTTCCCTGGTGGTATTCATTTTCCTGCAGGACCTCCGCTCCACCATCATCCCGGCCATTGCTGTTCCGGTATCACTGGTCGGTACCTTTTTCTTCATGCAGTTGTTTGGTTTCTCACTCAACATGATCACACTGTTCGCTCTGGTGCTGGCCATCGGGATTGTGGTGGATAATGCCATTGTGGTCATCGAGGCCGTGCATGCTAAGATGGAGCATTCAAACATGAGCGCAAAAAAAGCCACCGAAAAAGCCATGAAGGAGATCAGTGGCGCCATCATCGCCATCACCTTAGTGATGTCGGCGGTATTCCTGCCCGTGGCTTTCATGCCCGGATCGGCTGGTATCTTTTACCGCCAGTTCTCCCTGACCATTGCGGTCTCCATTGTGCTTTCGGGTATTGTCGCATTAACGCTTACTCCCGCCCTCTGCGCCCTGATGCTCAAAAGGCCCGACCATTCCTCACCAAAGAAGAATTGGCTCGCCGCCTTTTTTACCGGCTTCAATAACTGGTACAATAATTTATCGGAGGGCTACAAAAAACTGGTGGGCATGATCGCCAACAGGCGACTGGTGACCATCGTGATCCTTCTTGTATTTTGCGGTGCAACAGGCATCTTCGGCAGTGTCCTGCCAACCGGGTTTATTCCCAACGAAGACCAGGCAACCATCTACGCCAGTGTAACCACGCCATCTGGCGCTACACTGGAAAGGACGGAAAGGGTGGTGGATGCTATCCAGCAAACCGCTCAACAGATCGATGGCGTTTCTTCTGTTTCAACACTCGCGGGTTTCAACGTGCTCTCTGATGGCACGGGTGCTTCTTTCGGCATGAACCTCATCAGCCTGAAAAAATGGGATGAAAGGAAATTGTCCGATAAAGAGATCATCGAATTGCTGAAAGAGAAGACAAGCTTTATCAGGGATGCGAAGATCGAATTCTTTACACCCCCGCCTGTACCGGGTTTTGGTAATGCGAGCGGATTTGAATTGCGCCTGCTCGACCGAACCGGAAAAGGGGACCTGAAGAAACTGGAACAGGTGGCTGTGATGTTTGCTGATTCCGTGAACGGGCGCAGCGAAATTTCAAATGCCTTTACCACTTTCGACGCCAGCTTCCCGCAATACATGATCAATATCGACAATGCTACTGCGGCGCAAAAAGGCGTGATCGTGGCCGATATCTTAAGCACCTTGCAGACCTTCCTGGGGAGTGAGTATGCGACGAATTTCATCCGGTTCGGGCAATTGTACCGCGTGATGGTGCAGGCCCTTCCTGAATACCGCGCCAGGCCCGAAGACATCATGAAACTGTACGTCAAAAACAAAGATGGTGAGATGGTGCCTGTTTCTGCCTTCCTGAAAATAGAAAAGGTTTACGGTCCGGAAGTAGTGACCCGCTATAACATGTATCCTGCCGCGATGATCAATGGCGAACAGGCCAAAGGTTTCAGTAGCGGCCAGGCGATCGATGCCATCAAAGACGAGGCTAAGAAAAAACTGCCTTTAGGTTATTCTTATGACTGGGCCGGGTCATCGCGCGACCAGGCACTGGCCGGCAATGAGGCGCTCTTCATTTTCGTCATCTGCCTGCTCTTCGTGTACCTCCTGCTTTCTGCACAGTATGAAAGTTTCCTCCTGCCATTGCCAGTGATCTTATCGCTGCCAACAGGAATTTTCGGCGCCTTCCTGATGCTCTGGGCCATGGGACTGGAGAACAATATTTATGCCCAGGTGGCCATGATCATGCTGATCGGACTGCTTGGTAAGAACGCGATCCTGATCGTTGAATTCGCTTCCTTACGGCATCGCCAGGGACTTACTCCTTTCCAGGCTGCTATTGAAGGAGCGGTCTCCAGGCTGCGGCCCATCCTCATGACCTCTTTCGCATTTATCGCCGGTTTGATCCCGCTCATCTTCGCTTCAGGGGCCGGTGCCATCGGTAATAAGACCATCGGGGCGGCTGCTGCAGGCGGGATGTTGTCGGGGACCTTGTTTGGGGTCATCATCATACCCGGACTCTATTACATTTTCGCATCACTCGAAGAAAAAACACACCAGAAAGGATTCAGGGAAGAAAAACCATTCACAGAAATAATATAA